The following are encoded in a window of Halorarum salinum genomic DNA:
- a CDS encoding helix-hairpin-helix domain-containing protein — MERRLEVVLDPRNDELRRVVECVSGIGSEWSWAVAEAFESEADLASASRDDLEAVPDIGEKRAASIRERVAR, encoded by the coding sequence ATGGAGCGCCGTCTCGAGGTCGTGCTCGACCCGCGAAACGACGAGCTTCGGCGCGTGGTTGAGTGCGTGTCGGGCATCGGGTCTGAGTGGTCCTGGGCGGTCGCGGAGGCGTTCGAGTCGGAGGCGGACCTCGCGAGTGCGTCTCGCGATGACCTCGAGGCCGTGCCAGACATCGGGGAGAAGCGGGCCGCGAGCATCCGGGAGCGGGTGGCGCGATAG
- a CDS encoding PGF-CTERM sorting domain-containing protein, whose protein sequence is MLSARALQLTVILLAAVAPVTGAAVAPSDSAAAITPHDKVEDPDGNITILRGPGSLYKSIDAPSDLTAARDDGRLRTPESLAPGDLLSLQFDSERVADTYTATNGTNPTDRFFRMLESSATNFSIIGLNHGTGQLPSKFALNRSNVKVLYNASSDTFSLLVDTTNVSVVNRESGDQIRQTLEHREFQAILEISTENSTRVLAGSSQFTGIGARLESPMEGVQIAGLLTPTVTTSEAQNLTLTGTTPFLPSTNITIRAEAADSPSMVTRTVQTQNANASTDGFGPSAFQTTLPLRDVNRNSTVDITVVTEGTVLAEQTLLVGKPAKMYNTSARLVTSGPHEGEVAVTATMRLPEPGLLLVYIDGEPQTVSVPEHEAVERTLYVSQEAVDDHHNVYVLTIWDRNENGVYDPDIDTMFRTTADVGASAQDIELDTQIRVDGWPPKTTRRTTEQPATTTSGTSSTPTGGTPTAPTTSEPSSTTIPGFGFGVGLAGIVAAALLAMRN, encoded by the coding sequence GTGCTTAGCGCTCGAGCCCTCCAACTGACAGTAATACTGCTCGCTGCTGTCGCCCCTGTCACAGGCGCCGCAGTGGCGCCGTCTGATTCCGCCGCCGCAATCACTCCTCACGACAAAGTCGAGGATCCGGACGGAAACATCACCATCCTCCGCGGCCCCGGATCGCTGTACAAGTCAATTGATGCCCCCAGCGATCTCACGGCTGCACGCGACGACGGCCGGCTCCGAACCCCCGAGTCTCTGGCTCCTGGCGATCTCCTCTCACTTCAGTTCGACTCCGAGCGCGTCGCCGACACCTACACTGCAACGAATGGCACGAACCCGACTGACCGGTTCTTCCGAATGCTGGAGTCGTCTGCGACCAACTTCAGTATCATCGGTCTGAATCACGGTACAGGACAGCTTCCCTCGAAGTTCGCCCTGAATCGGAGCAACGTCAAGGTACTCTACAACGCCAGTTCAGACACGTTTTCACTCCTCGTCGACACCACCAACGTCTCCGTCGTCAATCGAGAGTCCGGTGACCAGATTCGACAGACGCTCGAACATCGAGAGTTCCAGGCCATCCTCGAAATTTCGACCGAGAACAGTACTCGCGTCTTGGCTGGCTCGTCGCAGTTCACCGGTATCGGCGCCAGACTAGAAAGCCCGATGGAGGGAGTGCAGATTGCGGGGCTTTTGACCCCCACCGTGACGACGAGTGAAGCCCAGAATCTGACTCTCACTGGCACGACGCCGTTCCTTCCCAGCACGAATATCACAATTCGAGCCGAAGCGGCTGACAGCCCGTCGATGGTGACGCGAACCGTCCAAACTCAGAACGCGAACGCGTCGACGGACGGCTTCGGACCCAGTGCGTTCCAAACGACGCTTCCCCTCAGGGACGTCAACCGCAACTCTACCGTCGATATCACGGTCGTCACGGAGGGTACCGTCCTCGCCGAACAGACCCTGCTTGTTGGGAAGCCAGCGAAGATGTACAACACCTCAGCTCGGTTGGTAACGTCGGGGCCGCACGAAGGCGAGGTGGCGGTCACCGCAACCATGCGGCTGCCAGAACCGGGCTTGTTGCTGGTGTACATCGACGGGGAGCCTCAGACGGTTTCGGTTCCCGAACACGAAGCTGTCGAGCGCACCCTCTACGTCAGCCAGGAGGCGGTCGACGACCATCATAACGTGTACGTTCTGACGATATGGGACCGGAACGAGAATGGCGTCTACGACCCAGACATCGACACGATGTTCCGGACGACGGCCGACGTTGGTGCGTCAGCTCAGGACATCGAGCTTGACACGCAGATTCGGGTCGACGGCTGGCCGCCGAAGACGACGAGGCGGACGACTGAGCAACCTGCAACCACCACCTCCGGAACGTCGAGCACACCAACGGGCGGGACCCCCACAGCGCCCACGACCTCGGAGCCGTCATCGACGACGATTCCTGGCTTCGGGTTTGGTGTCGGCCTTGCTGGCATCGTCGCTGCTGCGCTACTCGCCATGCGCAATTAG
- a CDS encoding HNH endonuclease: MGVVRREGDWRLEKQGEGVYEITYQRKIQVRVLTADHNTGMMGGPTLDAVPVREVSSYSEAEGLFEEKAHGGPPIGMGSLGSSGASGNQTDLGGMIDFGGNDDGDFDATDLPPGGIAVALLVTGGIFLQTTGFAPNSPTFLFSAVLALGGVAIFAWAAVIYKTEGWSEAFEFLVAVDENSSQDSTNQKKRTPPAPEKLKNKLIFDRASQQCEWCEESFDHPHVHHIQPRREGGPNKPNNLIVLCPNCHEKADRESIPRSKLKAKVKRQPKISSS, encoded by the coding sequence ATGGGCGTTGTTCGACGTGAAGGAGACTGGCGACTCGAAAAACAGGGGGAAGGTGTTTACGAGATCACCTATCAAAGAAAAATCCAGGTGAGGGTCTTAACTGCAGATCATAACACGGGGATGATGGGTGGTCCAACTCTCGATGCAGTTCCCGTTCGGGAGGTAAGCTCGTACTCCGAAGCAGAAGGATTGTTTGAAGAAAAGGCCCATGGTGGTCCTCCAATCGGGATGGGATCGCTTGGCAGCAGTGGGGCGTCAGGTAACCAAACCGACCTCGGGGGTATGATTGACTTCGGTGGAAACGACGATGGCGACTTTGATGCCACCGATCTCCCTCCGGGTGGAATCGCCGTTGCTCTTCTTGTAACCGGTGGAATCTTCCTTCAGACAACCGGGTTTGCACCTAACTCACCTACGTTCTTATTCAGTGCAGTTTTGGCATTAGGCGGTGTAGCAATTTTCGCATGGGCCGCGGTCATCTACAAAACTGAAGGGTGGTCTGAGGCCTTTGAGTTCCTAGTAGCTGTTGACGAGAACTCATCGCAGGACTCTACGAACCAGAAAAAGAGAACCCCACCGGCTCCCGAGAAATTGAAGAACAAGCTGATCTTTGACCGTGCTTCCCAGCAATGCGAATGGTGTGAAGAGAGCTTTGACCATCCTCATGTCCACCACATTCAACCACGTCGCGAGGGTGGACCGAACAAGCCCAATAACTTGATCGTTCTTTGTCCTAACTGCCATGAGAAGGCAGACCGAGAATCAATTCCGCGGTCAAAGCTAAAGGCCAAAGTCAAACGACAGCCAAAGATTTCCTCTTCATAG
- a CDS encoding AAA family ATPase — MVRHSNTWVFNISPENWESCVDGPADPNFHGKTHVGNPWHGTRRESEPDIESGDLILARITSADGANADFGVKGVWVFDEARKVNSQDEVPWTDAEYEWALYCRPLHRELTEPFTEDFGNEPSFSSNTLQGSIKSLEPADKQEYLTTLLNNIEISTEARERIQSEYDEDAMPKRTKFAEGTPSNDSPSIWFEKTYVDGRDYKQSGELALGKAIYSPAFGTDGSDKYPTMRECKVGDIVLHLVQDNHEIVGASRISSELQTDFEGLPEFGWTEEQYESGGYLRRLSNYEEFDESLKFYDEVLEKEQYKEPLLEIRENHMYLPFTRRLAFTQGDYLARCPKKLASILAAENESLKDYIDQANVKLPNPPEGANNTGEKTNDDKFNSTSFEKIGPATEEILNRLEKSSYPNILRRHSDLSRFEEWSRALYGFQPSSFVTPEDETVLLDLESVLYDLQPQLAEIAGDLNIGKLNHADPWEVVFLALLRDIQADLHGRGAIDFEPNANQPKLNVIKRRAYDAFDHPEHPLIKPLLDQDVCVYKLTAPPDYWLTALRYRAIGFEPDGETLWNGISEGVSEGDLLLFHAAGDPAHTELEKQSGYVFGGALVDMTFEDDSEWWLEAQTGERSYPMRVAFERLFLTQGAASLGDPPSTNEPVSRLSAAIARLQESALPISCVNELCDDAVESAFPTRTAAVELTDDVDWGRREAVLDALSWEVTEVSPVAIHRRFEGRIPAETYSHLHFPENCGVATETEIAQQVTAALRSGKHIIFTGPPGTGKTEIAEATTEHLENAYPNLFSGSRLTTATADWSTFDTVGGYMPDPDVDGDQLDFHPGVILNRFKNPDTGIQANEPTIIDEINRANIDKAFGQLFTTLSGQTVTLPYRLKAAPGQELEIVSHDEANLLVSRARFVIPASWRIFGTMNTFDKTSLYEMSYAFMRRFSFIRIGVPDIPSDGAEQEALLSKYTDDDVWNIDASPQQLRYVAAVWRATNTAVAERSIGPAIVEDILLYITAHETASDLSPRLTEAVISYIFPQLEGVPERKEIVRSIAGVSDIDEEELERAASDMLGISDLDQDSE; from the coding sequence ATGGTAAGGCACTCGAATACGTGGGTATTCAATATCTCTCCCGAAAATTGGGAGAGCTGTGTAGACGGTCCTGCTGATCCTAATTTTCATGGAAAGACGCATGTCGGGAATCCGTGGCATGGGACCCGACGAGAGTCGGAGCCTGATATCGAATCTGGTGATCTCATACTGGCACGCATTACCAGTGCTGATGGTGCAAACGCTGATTTCGGCGTAAAGGGCGTTTGGGTCTTTGATGAAGCCCGGAAGGTAAATTCCCAAGACGAGGTTCCCTGGACCGACGCCGAGTATGAGTGGGCCCTCTATTGCCGCCCACTACATCGCGAGCTCACTGAACCCTTCACTGAGGACTTCGGGAATGAGCCATCATTCAGTAGCAATACCCTTCAGGGTTCCATCAAGAGTCTGGAACCGGCGGATAAACAGGAGTACCTGACGACGCTGCTCAATAATATCGAAATTTCCACGGAAGCCAGGGAGCGAATTCAGAGTGAATATGATGAAGATGCCATGCCTAAACGAACGAAATTCGCCGAGGGGACCCCTAGTAATGATTCTCCCTCGATCTGGTTCGAGAAAACTTATGTCGACGGTCGTGATTATAAGCAATCAGGCGAATTAGCGCTTGGCAAGGCGATTTATTCACCAGCGTTTGGCACCGACGGGAGTGATAAGTATCCGACAATGCGAGAATGCAAAGTTGGTGATATCGTACTCCATCTTGTTCAGGATAATCATGAGATAGTTGGTGCGTCTCGGATTAGTAGCGAACTTCAGACGGATTTTGAGGGATTGCCGGAATTCGGCTGGACAGAGGAACAGTACGAATCGGGGGGCTATCTTCGCCGGCTCAGCAATTACGAAGAATTTGATGAGTCACTGAAATTCTATGACGAAGTACTGGAGAAGGAGCAGTACAAAGAACCTCTACTTGAAATCCGCGAAAACCATATGTATTTGCCCTTCACCCGACGGCTCGCGTTTACTCAGGGAGACTATCTTGCCCGTTGTCCAAAGAAACTTGCAAGTATTCTAGCTGCAGAGAACGAGAGCCTCAAAGATTATATCGACCAAGCGAACGTAAAGCTCCCAAATCCCCCGGAAGGGGCGAATAACACGGGGGAAAAGACGAACGACGATAAATTCAATTCAACTTCATTCGAGAAGATTGGGCCGGCTACAGAGGAAATTCTCAATCGACTAGAAAAGAGTAGCTATCCGAACATTCTTCGGCGGCACTCGGATCTCTCGCGGTTTGAGGAGTGGAGTCGTGCTCTATACGGCTTCCAACCGAGCTCATTCGTCACGCCCGAGGATGAGACTGTATTACTTGACCTTGAATCAGTCCTCTACGATTTACAACCTCAACTTGCGGAGATAGCGGGAGACCTCAACATCGGAAAATTAAATCATGCTGACCCCTGGGAAGTAGTCTTTCTCGCATTGCTTCGGGACATTCAGGCGGATCTCCATGGACGGGGCGCAATCGATTTCGAACCGAACGCGAACCAACCGAAACTGAACGTCATCAAAAGACGGGCTTATGACGCGTTTGACCATCCAGAACACCCGCTCATCAAGCCACTCCTGGACCAAGACGTTTGTGTTTACAAACTCACTGCACCGCCAGACTATTGGTTAACGGCACTCCGATACCGGGCAATCGGATTCGAGCCTGACGGAGAAACACTCTGGAACGGAATATCTGAGGGCGTTTCTGAAGGTGACCTCCTACTCTTTCATGCTGCCGGTGACCCGGCGCATACAGAGCTCGAGAAACAGTCCGGGTATGTATTCGGTGGGGCGCTCGTGGATATGACGTTCGAGGACGACAGTGAATGGTGGCTCGAAGCGCAAACGGGGGAGCGGTCGTACCCGATGCGAGTCGCTTTCGAACGCCTCTTCCTGACACAAGGGGCAGCCTCACTGGGCGATCCTCCATCGACAAACGAGCCAGTCTCAAGATTATCTGCGGCAATTGCACGGCTCCAAGAGAGTGCACTCCCGATTTCGTGTGTCAATGAACTTTGCGATGACGCTGTGGAGAGTGCTTTTCCTACGCGAACGGCCGCTGTGGAACTGACGGACGATGTTGATTGGGGTCGTAGAGAGGCGGTACTTGATGCGTTGTCATGGGAAGTAACAGAGGTATCCCCAGTAGCGATACATCGACGTTTCGAGGGCCGTATTCCCGCTGAGACGTACAGTCACCTCCACTTTCCGGAAAATTGCGGTGTCGCTACTGAGACTGAAATCGCACAACAGGTGACGGCGGCTCTCCGTTCTGGAAAGCATATTATCTTCACAGGACCGCCAGGAACCGGGAAGACCGAGATCGCTGAGGCCACTACGGAGCATCTGGAAAATGCGTATCCGAACCTCTTCAGTGGATCACGGCTGACTACCGCGACAGCTGACTGGTCGACCTTCGATACCGTTGGTGGGTATATGCCTGACCCAGACGTCGACGGCGACCAGCTGGACTTCCATCCAGGTGTAATTCTCAACCGATTCAAGAACCCGGACACTGGCATTCAGGCAAACGAGCCGACGATCATCGACGAGATCAATCGGGCAAACATCGACAAAGCGTTCGGACAGCTTTTCACTACGCTCTCCGGTCAAACAGTGACGCTCCCATATCGTCTCAAGGCAGCACCGGGTCAGGAGCTGGAAATTGTCTCCCATGACGAGGCGAACCTACTGGTATCTCGTGCCCGGTTTGTGATACCTGCCTCCTGGCGGATCTTCGGGACGATGAACACCTTCGATAAGACGTCGCTCTATGAGATGAGCTACGCTTTCATGCGGCGGTTCTCGTTCATCCGTATCGGCGTTCCGGACATCCCCTCAGATGGAGCAGAACAGGAGGCTTTGCTCTCGAAATACACTGATGACGACGTCTGGAACATCGATGCCAGTCCCCAGCAACTTCGATACGTTGCAGCCGTCTGGCGTGCAACGAATACTGCGGTAGCGGAGCGTTCCATCGGCCCAGCAATCGTCGAGGATATCCTCTTGTATATCACCGCGCACGAGACTGCTAGCGATCTCTCACCTCGACTGACCGAGGCTGTGATTAGCTACATTTTCCCGCAGCTGGAAGGTGTACCCGAGCGTAAAGAAATCGTCCGGAGCATCGCCGGTGTGTCCGATATCGACGAAGAGGAGCTGGAGCGAGCCGCAAGTGACATGCTCGGTATCTCTGATCTCGATCAGGACTCCGAATAA
- a CDS encoding DNA adenine methylase, with protein sequence MPESKSRRVSINLDNEADRWRYVCPQGHRNWEPTNNHFWCQSCAASWQDVDAEFSELYDQRDERSLPRDAVFLVTSAGSYRDLYKNGGHAWMADAVFPYPGGKSRLASWILDLVPEHDCFVTVFGGAGGVLVNKDPDTSTVEVYNDRDGDLVHFFETLRERTDELVDWLGDVPYSREVHKNWADHFFRGYRPLDDVERAGRFFYLRYSQFGAKYDAPNGFGTSKVSSRALSYSNKIDRLHEFADRFNDVVVEHLDWAAVLSKYDQPETVFYCDPPYIGVEDEYPVSEVDHEELVRRMKALEGSCICSYEDLPENVDGLYLVGRDEKRFINNGISGSAKEAREHLLLNFDP encoded by the coding sequence ATGCCCGAGAGCAAGTCGAGGCGAGTTTCCATCAACCTCGATAACGAAGCCGACCGCTGGCGGTACGTCTGCCCCCAAGGTCACCGCAACTGGGAACCGACGAACAATCACTTCTGGTGCCAGAGCTGCGCGGCGAGCTGGCAGGACGTCGACGCGGAATTCAGCGAACTCTACGACCAGCGGGACGAACGGTCGCTTCCCCGCGACGCCGTGTTTCTGGTGACGTCTGCTGGTAGCTACCGCGACCTCTACAAGAACGGAGGGCACGCCTGGATGGCGGACGCCGTGTTCCCGTACCCCGGCGGGAAGTCCCGCCTCGCGTCGTGGATCCTCGACCTCGTGCCCGAGCACGACTGTTTCGTCACCGTCTTCGGCGGCGCTGGCGGCGTGCTCGTGAACAAGGACCCGGACACCAGCACCGTCGAGGTGTACAACGACCGGGACGGCGACCTGGTCCACTTCTTCGAGACGCTCCGGGAACGGACGGACGAACTCGTCGACTGGCTCGGAGACGTCCCCTATTCGCGAGAGGTCCACAAGAACTGGGCGGACCACTTCTTCCGGGGCTACCGCCCACTGGACGACGTCGAGCGCGCCGGACGATTCTTCTACCTTCGATACTCCCAGTTCGGTGCGAAGTACGATGCACCGAATGGTTTCGGGACGAGTAAGGTAAGCAGTCGGGCGTTGAGCTACTCAAACAAGATCGACCGGCTCCATGAGTTCGCCGACCGGTTCAACGACGTCGTCGTCGAGCACCTGGACTGGGCGGCGGTGCTCTCGAAGTATGACCAGCCCGAGACGGTCTTCTACTGTGACCCGCCCTACATCGGGGTGGAGGACGAGTATCCGGTGTCGGAGGTTGACCACGAGGAACTGGTTCGACGGATGAAGGCGCTGGAGGGGTCCTGTATTTGCTCGTACGAGGACCTCCCGGAGAACGTGGACGGGCTGTATCTGGTGGGTCGAGACGAGAAGCGGTTCATCAACAATGGGATTTCGGGGTCCGCGAAGGAGGCGAGGGAGCATCTGCTGCTGAACTTCGATCCTTAA
- a CDS encoding DUF2971 domain-containing protein: protein MGYTRHPSCNPPGTDDPDKIWRYMDFTQLVSLLENDELYFPRADSLEDPFEGSLPVSHKNNVREEIFNEKSVNWAVQHLPKFRKICRKFTFLSCWHMNRGESAAMWDIYLKSNQGICIQSTIDDLIEGLNTEYNVYLSKVKYIDYTDAKIPGWTGLGDTISPFIYKRESFKHESEVRAIIHELPWHYSDEGGKITSEDIGDEDLEEGDYESGKTVDVDLDRLINSIRVSPQAQPWVAELTEDVCETYGLGADFVVDSPMEREPYH from the coding sequence ATGGGGTATACTAGACACCCATCTTGTAATCCTCCGGGGACAGATGACCCGGACAAAATTTGGAGATATATGGACTTCACACAACTTGTGTCCTTACTGGAAAACGATGAACTCTACTTCCCTAGAGCCGACAGTCTCGAAGATCCATTTGAAGGATCACTTCCTGTATCTCATAAAAATAATGTCAGAGAAGAAATTTTTAATGAAAAATCTGTAAACTGGGCTGTTCAGCACCTTCCAAAATTCAGAAAGATATGCCGTAAGTTTACCTTCCTTAGCTGTTGGCACATGAATAGGGGAGAATCTGCAGCCATGTGGGATATCTACCTTAAGTCTAACCAAGGAATCTGCATACAGTCAACCATAGACGACTTGATTGAGGGTCTAAATACTGAATACAACGTCTATTTAAGTAAGGTAAAATACATAGACTACACCGACGCAAAAATACCCGGGTGGACTGGCCTTGGAGACACGATTTCACCGTTCATCTACAAGAGAGAAAGCTTCAAACATGAATCTGAAGTTCGGGCGATTATCCATGAGCTTCCTTGGCATTATTCAGATGAGGGTGGGAAAATAACGTCGGAGGATATCGGCGATGAGGATTTAGAAGAAGGTGACTATGAATCGGGGAAAACTGTTGACGTAGATTTGGATAGATTGATCAATTCAATTCGAGTTTCTCCACAGGCTCAACCATGGGTAGCAGAACTAACGGAAGATGTTTGTGAGACATACGGGCTAGGAGCTGACTTTGTCGTTGATTCTCCGATGGAAAGAGAACCCTATCATTAG